In Pelodiscus sinensis isolate JC-2024 chromosome 2, ASM4963464v1, whole genome shotgun sequence, the following proteins share a genomic window:
- the ICE1 gene encoding little elongation complex subunit 1 isoform X2 codes for MMPGEAPAAGIAAEAATACANCSALQQSLNEYVAALIALKQKIIDTDHLLTEYQQKCDELQLAERENSTLRHQVEQMLQKISPLEKCQQELGSLKAELEEKKSSLKIYQQTHLEYARVKEEIARNDAVKKKLEAKVKKLEEAATKHTQDFKQLKTEKKVLEKELKKAQKKRDDLPKEKCKKVLKHAETQSTREDPIVNIDKGKIKLLLEELWMCIDSTTGKKQSPEHDYIFASIHGHSRTPEETGKLFTEEAPTSRKSRKSGSKMIRSHSSPEILKKQNSLTALQIEVDKKPSGSDHFESKTTEEGLQDYYGNSAFYEDKTIEVVVQTDLTDSSSESSDQEQEELGENLLDILNWVRPLPPLLSPLRFSPLATQDTLFGELTDSSDEEIDYNAHLVESMLGEGKVESQNNCSFVSMNESSDDEKPHEPHGREISTKLRENEEIPNCIDTFTAKLRDEEKDAEAKQTELTVSSINTLANEEHSEEVSENIGSAETDLTVKVATPKLEAINEKEVHTDHIQIQDKTSSMECMSSNFQYLQEKSSELVQTEKTLFNNLSTTAISQNLNEMSSELMEAEETELPEKVKTPKPESTLRGGDHLQIGEPILTPESVLVTPENFEEVMGNEEMENESSDLQTKSNVVNKTLCEEEHMEKVTTEERTIATVNTKGFCIETRNTLHHNEEEDARSGFRNSKHFSGAEQDNELSCQYNGERTLTQPEIDTEAKDKATKSQCSEKEVSNEETLDKQLEHITQHGANENGLGNNAFRHDSFVLATERSSDSLYVDGENHIADVCRTVCSVSAEDGDGEQHRTGKQCVEVIITQPEQSIFTGRLVDGKDFLETSTFAKSRHVMEVGELQEPKEEKYLHANLDNEQKDANKLLQKKTEFETTLMSPNPAFGIEGQNDPLELEEIVAREHVTERASEMRQAKNTYISSENSSSECKTSIRVFEPQETEMEIDHLELRERSSGPLEIEKMDNMKSVITESEQSSCAQLLQPVVSCSIPESSQCDEIKEKINDKPCERVMIQNCHKSLDLKENGVEEVEMRTQISDVSDQALSEKDAIEKPALPMEDVLKTGSIDTKEINSPVTATLVLETTTFNSQVRDEPFKQNCQVFNTSREEDSSIALRTASSLTRKNEKYNHVIQSVPNYSLENLVKGKTIHNEREKIKQLDCPNDKYENKNRAETEKEKEQPNAKESQKTMVDTQILGMSSVDSGTHVEKEASLVSEEAECRTCNLKEISTTLSEIKDTSPHIVESFCSFESQVRPTEHRLDGTTKNRDKELNFKLHGEKNENTSSKSTSEVPEETDESEEEYFPFRKVKYIKEHERFLVCNENSRIFRTDLEDVPALHPTVEENNDKMYEIPPSVYSDALADMAAPCITNQSPSIMKEPSSLTEEISKSELFSTPETVFHNDENETAAESRENSKTIESASDNENSLIKIQESSTLAEVSEKLPTKQTTPEINLSPKQMLAKCPEIYKHVIKNGKLDTSESGNFLQINGDEKLASNMEQSVSCDAGIEVSAAHTVFNEELNDKQKETCVAFASADNTDIIQNGCQSDFGGSHSDVFLNETDFQRKSRKNSVRSDQHRILSDEMSDPRPVSQTSESPKTIFEKTHIVDSEPSVDFVSKNNNTSKSHEPSDALNVSAKTSTQAYQDRLTQKLPPGKGTTKILQAQLNQPVLANADTSTPTKRSPEIINKIRQEVGPPLPPLLPPLIATPPRTRRPVSPIMSSSSQSSLPSPLDGLISPLRVTPVPPLMSPLSDAPKYKSPPIFSTPSPSETTVGQRILSSPLQFCAATPKHALPVPGRLPPSAAGSAALDVPQQNSVKILDTMYPELSARARTLNILRGNIQPNRHAPSEYKNVPGPLSQFSGFQAISSTATAFVKTGSNSESHSSKDQKDAGGQSHVGKRILSTSMPRSAKRLRLDSESSHLETKEDVADEVTGDFSIEVQSVASKTVLLNNCEIKQLANTCNSELPSSVDSIIDPVTLALKKITESCIDLLPVIRSHIFVGNISKVPVMTDVEKEVVYEFSITNKHLADPLLHAILDELKIQKMSLNHNFTQALCRVYIGICRQFGDLERARLFCYSLLKEGDCAYSMSRLCMDIWCARVDIFGHHTKSLV; via the exons GAAGAAGAAACTGGAAGCCAAAGTGAAAAAACTGGAAG aggcagcaacaaAGCATACGCAAGACTTCAAACAGTTGAAGACTGAAAAGAAAGTTCTTGAAAAGGAGCTAAAGAAGGCACAG AAAAAACGTGATGACCTTCccaaagagaaatgcaaaaagG TGTTGAAACATGCAGAGACCCAGAGTACAAGAGAAGATCCAATAGTAAACATAGACAAAG gaaaaataaaactgtTGCTGGAGGAACTCTGGATGTGCATTGACAGCACAACAGGAAAAAAACAGAGCCCAGAACATGATTACATCTTCg CTTCTATTCATGGTCACTCAAGGACGCCAGAGGAAACAGGCAAGTTATTTACAGAAG AAGCACCTACCTCCCGAAAATCTAGGAAATCTGGCAGCAAAATGATTCGCTCTCATTCTTCACCAGAAATCCTTAAAAAGCAAAATTCTTTAACAGCTTTGCAGATAGAAGTAGACAAGAAGCCTTCTGGAAGTGATCACTTTGAGAGCAAGACCACTGAAGAAGGTCTGCAGGACTATTATGGTAACAGTGCTTTTTATGAGGACAAAACTATAGAGGTGGTCGTACAGACAGACTTAACGGACAGTAGTTCAGAGTCCTCTGATCAGGAACAAGAAGAGCTTGGTGAAAACTTGCTTGATATATTGAACTGGGTCAGGCCTCTCCCTCCTCTTCTATCTCCATTACGTTTTTCACCACTGGCTACGCAG GATACTCTGTTTGGAGAGTTGACTGATTCCAGTGATGAAGAAATTGATTATAATGCTCATCTTGTGGAAAGCATGTTAGGAGAAGGAAAAGTAGAATCTCAGAATAATTGTAGCTTCGTCAGTATGAATGAGAGCAGTGACGATGAGAAACCACATGAACCTCATGGTAGAGAGATCTCAACTAAATTGAGAGAGAATGAAGAGATACCAAATTGTATAGACACTTTCACAGCAAAATTAAGAGATGAGGAGAAAGATGCTGAAGCAAAGCAAACTGAGCTGACTGTTTCAAGTATAAACACACTGGCCAATGAAGAACATTCGGAAGAGGTTTCTGAGAATATAGGCTCTGCAGAGACAGACCTAACAGTGAAGGTAGCAACACCTAAACTGGAAGCCATCAATGAGAAGGAAGTCCATACTGATCACATACAAATACAGGATAAAACCTCTTCAATGGAGTGTATGTCATCCAACTTCCAATACTTGCAAGAAAAATCTAGCGAGCTAGTACAGACAGAGAAGactttatttaataatttaagtACTACAGCTATTTCTCAAAATTTGAACGAAATGTCTAGTGAATTAATGGAAGCAGAGGAAACTGAATTGCCTGAAAAAGTAAAAACACCAAAACCAGAATCCACTCTCAGGGGTGGTGATCACTTGCAAATCGGGGAACCCATCCTTACACCTGAAAGTGTGTTGGTAACGCCTGAGAATTTTGAGGAAGTGATGGGGAATGAAGAAATGGAAAATGAATCCAGTGACCTACAAACAAAATCTAATGTAGTAAATAAAACGCTCTGTGAAGAAGAGCACATGGAAAAGGTAACCACAGAGGAGAGAACAATAGCTACAGTAAACACAAAAGGATTCTGTATAGAGACGAGAAATACACTACATCATAATGAAGAGGAAGATGCAAGATCTGGTTTCAGAAATTCTAAACACTTTTCTGGAGCAGAGCAAGATAATGAATTGTCATGCCAGTATAATGGTGAGAGAACACTTACTCAGCCTGAAATAGATACTGAAGCTAAAGATAAAGCCACTAAATCACAATGCTCTGAAAAAGAAGTAAGCAATGAAGAGACACTGGATAAACAACTTGAGCATATAACACAACATGGAGCAAATGAAAATGGACTGGGAAACAATGCTTTTAGACATGACTCATTTGTACTTGCCACTGAAAGAAGCAGTGATTCATTATATGTGGATGGGGAAAACCACATTGCAGATGTATGCAGAACTGTTTGCTCAGTGTCTGCAGAAGATGGAGATggagaacagcacagaactggaAAACAGTGTGTTGAGGTCATCATAACTCAGCCTGAACAAAGTATTTTCACTGGTAGGTTAGTAGATGGGAAAGACTTTCTAGAAACAAGTACCTTTGCTAAATCACGCCATGTCATGGAAGTTGGAGAATTACAAGAGCCAAAGGAGGAAAAGTATTTGCATGCTAACCTAGATAATGAACAAAAAGATGCTAATAAACTAttgcaaaagaaaacagaatttgaAACTACCCTTATGTCACCAAACCCAGCATTTGGTATTGAAGGACAAAATGATCCACTAGAACTTGAGGAAATAGTTGCCAGAGAACATGTCACAGAAAGAGCTAGTGAAATGAGGCAGGCcaaaaatacatatatttcatCTGAGAACAGTTCTTCTGAATGTAAAACCTCCATTAGAGTATTTGAACCTCAGGAGACTGAAATGGAAATAGACCACTTGGAACTTAGAGAGAGAAGCAGTGGGCCATTGGAAATTGAAAAAATGGATAATATGAAATCTGTCATAACAGAAAGTGAACAGTCCTCTTGTGCACAGTTGTTGCAACCTGTGGTTTCATGTTCAATACCTGAAAGTTCTCAGTGCGAtgaaataaaagagaaaataaatgacAAACCGTGTGAGAGAGTGATGATTCAGAACTGTCACAAGTCACTTGATCTGAAAGAGAATGGAGTGGAGGAAGTAGAGATGAGAACCCAGATTTCAGATGTCTCAGACCAGGCTCTGTCAGAAAAAGATGCTATTGAAAAACCAGCTTTACCTATGGAAGATGTCTTGAAGACTGGAAGTATAGATACTAAAGAAATAAACTCGCCTGTCACAGCAACACTTGTTTTGGAGACTACAACTTTCAACTCTCAGGTGCGTGATGAACCTTTCAAACAGAATTGCCAAGTATTTAACACTAGCAGGGAAGAAGATTCTAGTATAGCACTTAGGACTGCTTCATCCCTAactagaaaaaatgaaaaatataatcATGTTATCCAAAGTGTGCCTAATTACTCCCTAGAAAATTTGGTGAAGGGCAAGACTATCCACAATGAGAGAGAAAAGATCAAGCAGCTTGATTGTCCCAATgacaaatatgaaaataaaaatagagcagaaactgaaaaagaaaaggagCAGCCAAATGCCAAAGAATCACAAAAAACAATGGTAGATACACAGATCTTAGGTATGAGTTCTGTGGACAGTGGTACACATGTAGAAAAGGAAGCTAGTCTAGTTTCTGAAGAAGCAGAATGTAGAACATGTAACCTGAAGGAAATTAGCACAACTCTTTCTGAAATAAAAGACACTTCACCTCACATAGTGGAGTCCTTTTGCTCTTTTGAAAGTCAGGTGAGACCTACAGAACATAGACTTGATGGAACAACAAAGAACAGAGACAAAGAACTGAACTTTAAGCTACATGGggagaaaaatgaaaatacatCTTCTAAAAGTACTTCTGAGGTTCCAGAGGAGACAGATGAATCTGAAGAGGAATACTTTCCTTTTAGAAAGGTCAAGTATATAAAAGAGCATGAACGTTTTTTAGTCTGCAATGAGAACTCAAGAATTTTCAGGACTGATCTAGAAGATGTGCCAGCATTGCACCCAACTGTTGAAGAAAATAATGACAAAATGTATGAAATCCCTCCTTCGGTGTACTCAGATGCACTAGCAGATATGGCAGCACCTTGTATAACTAATCAGTCTCCAAGCATTATGAAGGAGCCGTCAAGTTTAACAGAAGAGATTTCTAAATCTGAACTTTTCTCAACACCTGAAACTGTATTTCATAATGATGAAAATGAGACAGCTGCTGAAAGCAGAGAAAATTCCAAAACAATTGAGTCAGCATCTGATAATGAGAATAGCTTGATAAAAATACAAGAATCGTCTACACTTGCTGAAGTTTCAGAAAAGCTCCCAACAAAACAGACTACTCCAGAAATTAATTTATCACCAAAGCAGATGTTAGCCAAGTGTCCAGAAATCTACAAACATGTTATTAaaaatggtaaattagacaccagtGAGTCAGGCAATTTCTTACAAATAAATGGTGATGAAAAACTTGCATCAAATATGGAACAAAGTGTGTCATGTGATGCTGGCATAGAAGTGTCTGCAGCACATACAGTGTTTAATGAAGAATTAAATGATAAACAAAAAGAAACTTGTGTTGCTTTTGCCTCAGCAGATAACACAGATATTATTCAAAATGGCTGTCAGTCTGATTTTGGTGGCAGTCACAGTGATGTTTTTCTTAATGAGACAGATTTTCAGAGAAAAAGTAGAAAGAATTCTGTCAGAAGTGATCAGCATCGAATCCTATCTGATGAAATGTCTGACCCTAGACCAGTCAGTCAAACCTCTGAATCACCAAAAACAATATTTGAGAAAACACACATTGTGGACTCAGAGCCCTCTGTAGATTTTGTATCTAAAAATAACAATACTTCAAAAAGCCACGAACCATCTGATGCCTTAAATGTTTCAGCCAAGACCTCAACCCAGGCATACCAGGACAGGCTAACACAGAAATTACCTCCAGGTAAAGGAACAACAAAAATTCTGCAGGCCCAATTAAACCAGCCAGTTCTAGCCAATGCTGATACTTCTACACCAACCAAACGTTCCCCTGAGATCATCAATAAAATTAGACAAGAGGTGGGTCCACCTTtacctcccctgctcccacctctgATAGCTACTCCTCCAAGAACTCGACGTCCTGTTTCCCCAATAATGTCTTCATCTAGCCAATCTTCTCTGCCATCTCCTCTTGATGGTTTGATTTCTCCTTTAAGAGTAACTCCAGTTCCTCCACTAATGTCTCCTTTGTCAGATGCTCCAAAGTACAAATCTCCCCCTATCTTTTCCACTCCATCTCCTTCAGAGACAACAGTAGGTCAAAGAATCCTGTCCTCACCTTTGCAGTTCTGTGCTGCCACACCAAAGCATGCACTTCCTGTACCAGGAAGACTTCCTCCGTCTGCAGCTGGTAGTGCTGCTTTAGATGTTCCTCAGCAGAACTCTGTGAAAATATTGGACACTATGTATCCAGAGCTATCAGCAAGAGCAAGAACGCTTAATATTCTCCGAGGTAACATTCAGCCCAACAGGCATGCTCCTTCAGAATACAAGAATGTACCAGGGCCACTGAGTCAGTTCAGTGGGTTTCAAGCAATTTCTTCTACAGCTACTGCTTTTGTTAAAACAGGGAGTAATTCAGAATCTCACAGTAGTAAAGATCAAAAAGATGCAGGGGGTCAGAGTCATGTTGGAAAAAGGATATTATCAACCTCTATGCCAAGAAGTGCAAAGAGGTTGAGGCTAGATAGTGAATCATCGCATTTGGAGACCAAAGAAGATGTTGCAGACGAAGTTACAGGAGACTTCAGTATTGAAGTACAGAGTGTTGCAAGTAAAACTGTCTTACTCAACAACTGTGAAATTAAGCAATTAGCAAACACCTGTAATTCAGAATTGCCTTCATCAGTAGACAGTATAATTGATCCTGTGACTTTGGCATTGAAGAAAATTACTGAATCCTGTATTGACTTGTTACCTGTTATTCGGAGTCATATATTTGTGGGAAATATTTCGAAGGTCCCGGTAATGACTGATGTAGAGAAAGAAGTTGTTTATGAATTCAGTATCACGAACAAG CATTTAGCAGACCCACTGCTGCATGCTATTCTCGATGAACTGAAGATTCAGAAGATGTCCTTGAACCATAATTTCACTCAAGCTCTCTGTAGAGTATACATAGGAATCTGTCGGCAGTTTGGAGATTTGGAAAGAGCCCGCCTGTTCTGCTACAGTTTACTTAAGGAAG gtgatTGTGCCTATTCAATGAGCAGACTCTGTATGGACATCTGGTGTGCAAGAGTGGACATTTTTGGCCATCATACTAAGTCACTGGTATGA